In Terriglobales bacterium, one DNA window encodes the following:
- a CDS encoding response regulator, with translation MSKILVAEDNLPNRELIREILETLGHEVIEACDGKQALEKLAEDLPDLVLLDIQMPVLDGYAVLREVRQDPRLARLKVLALTAYAMQGDREKALEAGFDGYLTKPINTAVLNEGIRQFLS, from the coding sequence ATGAGCAAGATTCTGGTGGCAGAAGACAATCTCCCGAACCGGGAGTTAATCCGCGAAATCCTGGAAACGCTCGGGCATGAAGTCATCGAAGCCTGCGACGGCAAGCAAGCTTTGGAGAAGCTTGCAGAAGATCTCCCCGACCTGGTTCTGCTGGACATCCAAATGCCCGTGCTGGACGGATATGCGGTCCTTCGCGAAGTGCGACAAGATCCGCGGCTTGCGCGTCTCAAAGTGCTTGCTCTGACCGCTTACGCCATGCAGGGAGACCGTGAAAAAGCCTTGGAAGCTGGCTTCGACGGCTATCTGACAAAACCGATCAATACGGCCGTCCTGAATGAAGGCATCCGGCAGTTCCTGTCTTAA
- a CDS encoding response regulator, translating to MLVGGAALLIACAAFITYDLVTFRQAMVHSLSIQAQIAGSNSVSALVFNDPQSAENTLSALRAAPNTVSAGIFTREGRPLAMYWRDGRGEVPKLPAVPPGQLETHWFKDGALVVVRGIVFQGDPAGVVYIRSDLQEMNHRLKRYIGIATIVLLASFIAALLVGSVFQRTVAEPIVHLAEVARVVSRDQNYSVRAVSTGNGDEPDLLIQAFNAMLGQIQERDGALQKAHDELEQRVKARTAELEAANKALEFQNREVERATQLKSQFLASMSHELRTPLNAIIGFSELLAEQTSGSLSDKQARFVGHVREGAKHLLQLINDILDLSKIESGLLELKAENFNISEAMPEVLSVVRPLAMAKKINIESTGQSFAVHADRVRFKQILYNLLSNALKFTPDAGSVRVESSAEGELVRISVSDTGVGIRPEDQQLIFEEFRQAGETTRGVREGTGLGLAITKRLVERQGGTISVTSELGKGSCFSFTLPAGRSVPEVPARIVASKASPKEPVRLEGKSLILVVDDEPPARELLTRYLESAGYATEPVCSGAEAVQKARQLRPSAITLDILMPGGSGFETLFQLKNEPETADIPIIVVSVVDQKQMGLALGAAEYMVKPVQKSILLEAVGRHVRPQGGSSQTILVIDDHRETLDLLGNILSSGGYTPYLVSSGRDALSRLSEVHVDAILLDLIMPEMDGFEVLRKIKSDPRVAGVPIFVVTAKDLTHAEVELLQREARALLRKSGSWKADLLAQVRKVVGDSALAKSAGHS from the coding sequence ATGCTGGTCGGTGGAGCAGCCCTGCTGATTGCCTGTGCTGCGTTCATTACCTACGATCTAGTCACTTTTCGGCAGGCGATGGTGCACAGTCTTTCTATTCAGGCTCAAATCGCAGGATCGAATAGTGTCTCTGCACTAGTGTTCAATGATCCGCAATCCGCGGAGAACACTCTATCGGCTTTGAGAGCTGCGCCTAACACCGTGTCCGCGGGGATTTTTACCCGTGAGGGCAGGCCGCTGGCGATGTACTGGCGCGATGGGCGGGGGGAGGTCCCGAAACTGCCGGCGGTCCCGCCCGGTCAACTGGAGACACACTGGTTCAAGGATGGCGCCCTGGTAGTAGTCCGGGGGATTGTGTTCCAGGGAGATCCGGCAGGCGTCGTGTATATCCGGTCCGATTTACAGGAGATGAATCACCGCCTGAAGCGGTACATCGGAATAGCAACCATCGTGCTTTTGGCGTCATTTATTGCCGCGCTCCTGGTTGGCTCGGTGTTCCAACGAACGGTTGCGGAGCCGATTGTGCATCTGGCGGAAGTTGCTCGAGTTGTCTCTCGCGACCAGAACTATTCTGTGCGGGCCGTCTCAACCGGCAATGGTGACGAGCCAGACCTCCTGATTCAAGCCTTCAACGCAATGCTGGGACAAATTCAGGAGCGCGATGGCGCCCTGCAGAAAGCGCACGACGAATTGGAACAACGAGTGAAAGCTCGAACCGCAGAGCTTGAAGCCGCCAACAAGGCCCTGGAGTTTCAGAACCGTGAGGTGGAGCGGGCCACCCAATTGAAAAGCCAGTTCCTCGCCAGCATGAGCCACGAGCTCCGCACTCCGCTCAATGCGATCATTGGCTTTTCTGAGCTATTGGCGGAACAAACATCTGGCAGTCTCAGTGACAAACAGGCCCGGTTTGTAGGCCATGTGCGAGAGGGCGCTAAGCACCTGTTGCAGCTAATCAATGACATCCTGGACCTATCCAAGATCGAGTCTGGTTTACTGGAACTGAAAGCCGAGAATTTCAACATTTCAGAGGCTATGCCTGAGGTACTCTCCGTAGTGCGTCCCTTGGCCATGGCCAAGAAGATCAATATTGAAAGCACTGGTCAAAGTTTTGCGGTGCATGCAGATCGCGTCCGCTTCAAGCAAATTCTTTACAACCTACTTAGCAATGCCTTGAAGTTCACTCCCGATGCCGGGAGCGTGCGGGTTGAATCCTCAGCCGAAGGCGAGTTGGTCCGCATTTCGGTCAGCGACACCGGTGTTGGTATTCGACCGGAAGACCAGCAGTTGATCTTCGAAGAGTTCCGCCAAGCAGGTGAAACCACACGAGGCGTAAGAGAGGGGACCGGGCTCGGACTGGCGATCACCAAGCGCTTAGTGGAGCGGCAAGGCGGCACGATTAGCGTGACCAGCGAACTAGGTAAAGGCAGTTGCTTCAGCTTCACCCTACCTGCGGGACGATCAGTTCCCGAGGTGCCCGCCAGAATCGTGGCTTCTAAGGCCTCTCCTAAAGAACCGGTACGTCTCGAGGGTAAGTCGCTAATTTTGGTGGTAGATGATGAGCCACCTGCCCGCGAGCTTTTAACGCGCTACTTGGAAAGCGCAGGCTATGCCACAGAACCTGTCTGCTCGGGTGCAGAGGCTGTTCAAAAAGCTCGGCAGTTGCGTCCCAGCGCTATCACTTTGGACATACTCATGCCTGGGGGGAGTGGGTTTGAGACCCTCTTCCAACTGAAGAATGAGCCAGAGACTGCCGATATTCCCATCATTGTGGTTTCAGTGGTCGATCAAAAGCAGATGGGGTTAGCACTGGGAGCCGCTGAATATATGGTCAAGCCGGTGCAAAAATCTATCCTCCTGGAGGCGGTTGGCAGACATGTGCGGCCTCAGGGTGGATCTTCTCAAACCATCCTCGTGATCGATGATCATCGGGAAACACTTGACCTGCTGGGCAACATCTTGTCGTCGGGCGGCTACACCCCTTACCTCGTTTCCAGTGGCAGGGATGCCCTGAGTCGCCTCTCGGAAGTTCACGTTGATGCTATCTTGCTGGACCTCATAATGCCTGAGATGGACGGATTCGAAGTGCTCCGCAAAATAAAATCGGATCCGAGGGTGGCTGGCGTTCCGATCTTTGTAGTCACGGCCAAGGATCTTACACACGCAGAAGTTGAGCTCTTGCAGCGCGAGGCGCGGGCATTGCTTCGGAAGAGTGGTTCCTGGAAGGCTGATCTCCTAGCGCAAGTGCGGAAGGTGGTTGGCGACTCTGCCCTGGCCAAGTCGGCGGGGCATTCATGA
- a CDS encoding YfiR family protein: protein MATVTKLNSGTISLRLSATSRTHRLLRLGAEFVVLAVFVSVILGGTTLQGQNSNPTEYQVKAVYLYNFGKFVEWPSTAKPANVFGICVLGQDPFGTTFDTTIAGESVNTKKVVIQRITTLQEAGSCHILFISSSEEKRLKEILTTLNEASILTVSDMPQFVRRGGMIQFVTTGNKVRFEVNLTSAERTGLSLSSQLLKVALSVRTGS, encoded by the coding sequence ATGGCAACGGTAACCAAGCTCAACTCAGGCACGATTTCCTTGCGCCTCTCAGCGACAAGCCGGACCCACCGCCTTCTCCGCCTTGGAGCTGAGTTTGTCGTTCTCGCCGTCTTTGTATCAGTAATCCTAGGTGGCACAACCTTGCAGGGACAAAATTCGAACCCTACTGAATATCAGGTCAAGGCCGTTTATTTGTATAACTTCGGAAAATTCGTGGAATGGCCCTCCACAGCCAAGCCTGCCAACGTGTTCGGTATTTGTGTGCTTGGTCAAGACCCCTTCGGCACGACGTTCGACACAACTATCGCAGGCGAAAGCGTCAATACCAAAAAGGTCGTAATTCAACGTATTACAACGCTGCAGGAGGCTGGCAGTTGCCACATCCTGTTCATTAGTTCGTCCGAGGAGAAGCGGCTTAAGGAAATCCTCACAACCCTGAATGAGGCCAGCATTTTAACCGTCAGCGATATGCCGCAATTCGTACGCCGTGGCGGCATGATCCAGTTCGTTACGACGGGAAACAAGGTGCGTTTTGAGGTCAACCTGACCAGTGCCGAACGAACCGGCCTCTCTCTCAGTTCCCAACTGCTCAAAGTGGCTCTCAGCGTGAGAACGGGATCCTAG